From Vibrio artabrorum, a single genomic window includes:
- a CDS encoding UvrD-helicase domain-containing protein, producing MTKLLLKTNFLAHLLGKRQQVNVNEDGITIFKDNIKTLYKWDTIVAPPVAKLGFSGGVLSFETNNAGLSVPMLSYLFTHRHKHTFFPFWANSNAQKLIPFLDQVENASAASFIRTSETRSFQTIANKEAKRWKGWRSALGLSELAQQVAHTLDVICAWKPSDIENIRDAYVKNQLTEYGMFFDNVESNPLTEKQRIACITDNDNNLLLAGAGTGKTSVMVGRTGYLINSDQATANDILLLAYGRIAAKEMDERIKDKLGFDDVGASTFHSLGMKIIAEVEGSKPNLSPFEDDIKAKSKWMNDNLEQLMLDDGYRESLLEYFSSYYFVDKNPFEFQSEGEYLQYLTDNDIRSLKGDQVKSYGEVVIANWLFRKGINYEYEASYRFDVSTDQYRQYHPDFYLPDHDIYIEYYGTDEHGNTAPWIDKVRYQESIEWKRQTHKQYQTGYVEVFYHQHKVGKLLQVLENKLLEREVEFNPIPPQDLLNNLRQLGQVTELAKLFSALVDMYKAACLDDVAIENVIRNSIDPKQTEKALELLYPLYNRYELFLREKQWIDFNDMISKALMYVQTGQFVSSWKYILVDEFQDISEPRARLVKALRDSLPGTSLFCVGDDWQAIYRFSGADVKLTTNFVEYFGATSETKLDLTFRFNSAIGDVATQFVTRNPVQIKKDIQSLIKVNKPAVSILRQGRNEQSVSPLEKALNAVLACVHTSGKPAQNKVYLLARFWHQMPDYQQLQEINRQYPSLQINCQSFHASKGKEADYVIIMGLITGKNGFPSQKVTPPLVDALLPKGDDYEFAEERRLFYVALTRAKHRAYLLADMTDVSDFVVELIKNKYYVDTDEFDASFVQKLFEQISCSSCKTGILKERVSRYGKFLSCSFYPRCKHKETPCSQCGSPMSSTTKPGFQECINEECGDIRPLCKRCGSEMKLRNGKYGQFWSCSTYRKNADKNCGYTQKLEQLNIN from the coding sequence ATGACGAAACTTCTCCTCAAAACCAACTTTTTGGCACACCTTCTTGGCAAGCGACAACAGGTAAACGTTAACGAAGACGGTATTACCATCTTCAAAGACAATATAAAAACGTTGTACAAGTGGGATACGATAGTTGCTCCTCCAGTAGCCAAATTAGGCTTTTCAGGTGGCGTTTTGTCGTTTGAAACAAATAACGCCGGTTTGTCCGTTCCGATGTTGAGCTACCTATTTACACATCGACACAAACACACTTTCTTTCCTTTTTGGGCCAACAGTAACGCTCAGAAACTGATTCCATTTTTGGACCAAGTGGAAAATGCCTCTGCCGCAAGTTTTATTAGAACGTCTGAAACTCGAAGCTTTCAAACCATCGCAAATAAAGAAGCGAAAAGGTGGAAGGGATGGCGGTCAGCTTTAGGGTTAAGCGAACTAGCCCAACAGGTCGCTCACACACTCGATGTAATTTGTGCCTGGAAGCCGTCAGATATTGAGAATATACGCGATGCCTACGTTAAAAATCAGCTAACAGAATACGGAATGTTTTTCGACAACGTCGAATCTAATCCGTTAACAGAGAAGCAGCGAATCGCTTGTATTACGGATAACGACAACAATCTGCTTTTAGCCGGGGCGGGTACCGGTAAAACGAGTGTTATGGTTGGTAGAACTGGGTATCTGATTAATAGTGATCAAGCGACTGCAAATGATATCTTGCTACTGGCTTACGGGCGTATTGCAGCTAAGGAAATGGACGAGCGCATCAAAGACAAACTGGGTTTTGATGACGTGGGAGCCAGCACCTTCCATAGCTTAGGTATGAAAATTATCGCCGAAGTCGAAGGTTCAAAACCAAACCTATCCCCATTTGAAGACGACATTAAAGCTAAATCAAAATGGATGAACGATAACCTAGAGCAACTCATGCTTGATGATGGCTATCGTGAGTCTTTACTTGAGTACTTCAGCTCGTATTATTTTGTTGATAAGAATCCTTTTGAGTTTCAAAGTGAAGGTGAGTATTTACAGTACTTAACTGATAATGACATCCGTTCGTTGAAAGGGGATCAGGTAAAGAGTTACGGTGAGGTTGTCATTGCTAACTGGTTATTTAGAAAAGGAATTAATTATGAGTATGAGGCGAGCTATCGATTTGACGTAAGTACAGATCAATATCGTCAATATCACCCAGACTTTTATTTACCAGACCACGATATTTACATTGAATACTACGGTACTGATGAGCACGGTAATACAGCCCCGTGGATTGATAAAGTTCGCTATCAAGAGTCGATTGAATGGAAACGCCAAACGCACAAGCAATACCAGACTGGTTATGTTGAGGTGTTCTACCACCAGCATAAAGTTGGAAAGCTTCTTCAGGTGCTTGAAAATAAATTGTTGGAGCGTGAAGTCGAATTTAACCCCATCCCTCCGCAGGATTTACTTAATAACCTTCGCCAGTTAGGCCAAGTAACAGAATTGGCTAAATTATTTAGTGCTTTGGTGGATATGTACAAAGCAGCTTGTCTTGATGATGTTGCGATAGAGAACGTCATTAGAAATTCAATCGATCCTAAGCAAACAGAGAAAGCATTAGAGCTGTTGTATCCACTATACAATCGGTATGAGCTGTTTCTTCGTGAAAAGCAGTGGATAGATTTCAATGACATGATCAGTAAAGCATTGATGTATGTCCAAACCGGACAGTTTGTTTCGTCCTGGAAATACATCTTAGTAGATGAGTTTCAAGACATCTCAGAGCCCAGAGCTAGGCTTGTCAAGGCGTTGCGTGATTCACTGCCTGGTACCTCGCTGTTTTGCGTTGGGGATGATTGGCAGGCTATCTATCGCTTTAGTGGCGCAGACGTTAAGCTGACTACCAATTTTGTTGAGTATTTCGGTGCGACTTCGGAAACAAAATTGGATTTAACGTTTCGTTTTAACAGTGCGATTGGAGATGTGGCAACGCAATTTGTCACCAGAAACCCAGTACAAATCAAAAAAGACATTCAGTCCCTGATTAAGGTTAACAAGCCTGCTGTATCGATACTCAGACAAGGTAGAAATGAACAAAGTGTATCTCCCCTAGAAAAAGCGCTTAATGCTGTTTTGGCTTGCGTTCATACCTCAGGTAAACCAGCGCAGAATAAGGTGTATCTCCTAGCCAGGTTTTGGCATCAAATGCCTGATTACCAGCAGCTTCAAGAAATTAATAGACAATACCCATCATTACAAATTAATTGTCAGTCATTCCATGCCTCTAAGGGTAAAGAAGCCGATTATGTCATCATTATGGGATTAATAACGGGTAAGAATGGTTTCCCGTCTCAAAAAGTAACCCCTCCGCTGGTGGACGCGCTATTGCCTAAAGGTGATGATTACGAATTTGCTGAAGAGAGGCGCCTTTTTTATGTCGCTTTAACCAGAGCAAAACATAGAGCGTACCTATTAGCAGATATGACGGATGTCAGTGATTTTGTTGTCGAACTCATAAAGAACAAATACTACGTAGATACCGATGAATTTGATGCATCGTTTGTACAGAAACTGTTTGAACAAATTTCTTGTAGCAGCTGTAAAACAGGAATATTGAAAGAGCGCGTTAGTCGCTACGGTAAGTTCTTGTCTTGTTCGTTCTATCCTCGTTGTAAGCACAAAGAAACCCCTTGTAGCCAGTGTGGCAGCCCAATGAGCAGTACAACTAAGCCTGGCTTTCAGGAGTGCATCAACGAAGAGTGTGGCGACATTCGCCCTCTCTGCAAGCGTTGTGGAAGTGAGATGAAGCTAAGAAATGGGAAGTACGGTCAGTTCTGGAGTTGTTCGACATATAGAAAAAATGCAGATAAAAATTGTGGTTATACGCAGAAACTAGAGCAGTTGAATATCAACTAA
- a CDS encoding IS3 family transposase (programmed frameshift), producing MTTKKTRIKHAPEFKAEALKLAEKVRGAAAARQLSLYESQIYGWRKAVKKDAKVSDRERELATENAKLKRLLAEQAEELDIGKKGRHLLREKSKVDCYEFMLKHLMQYRIVRMAKVFGVSRSGFYYWIDNRNKVTQRNEHRKQLDIKVREVFDDKKERDGARRIQKELEENGNKHDVKTIAASMKRQGLVAKAARKFKSTTDSKHRLPVAPNLLDQDFNATAPNQKWAGDITYLATSEGWMYLAVIIDLYSRQVVGWSMSTRMTATLVCDALSMALFRRGMPEGMIIHSDRGSQYCSKDYRDLIAAHNLKQSMSRKGNCWDNACVESFFHTMKVEAIQYEPIMTREEMHQALFEYIEVDYNRTRRHSALGYLSPVNFEKQYVA from the exons ATGACAACTAAGAAAACACGAATCAAACATGCTCCTGAATTTAAAGCTGAAGCACTTAAGTTAGCAGAGAAAGTGAGGGGCGCTGCGGCTGCACGGCAGCTATCGTTATATGAATCCCAGATCTATGGATGGCGTAAAGCCGTCAAAAAAGACGCGAAAGTCAGTGATAGAGAAAGAGAGCTCGCCACCGAAAATGCCAAACTCAAACGATTATTGGCAGAGCAAGCTGAAGAGCTAGATATCG GTAAAAAAGGCCGCCACCTACTTCGCGAAAAATCTAAAGTAGATTGCTATGAGTTTATGCTCAAACACCTTATGCAATATAGGATTGTCCGTATGGCTAAGGTGTTTGGGGTTTCTCGAAGTGGGTTTTATTACTGGATTGATAATCGCAATAAAGTCACTCAACGAAACGAGCACCGCAAGCAACTTGATATCAAAGTTCGCGAAGTCTTTGATGATAAAAAGGAACGTGATGGTGCAAGGCGTATTCAAAAAGAACTTGAAGAAAATGGTAATAAGCACGATGTAAAAACCATCGCCGCGAGCATGAAGCGTCAGGGACTCGTTGCGAAGGCCGCCCGTAAGTTCAAAAGCACGACAGACAGTAAGCATAGGCTTCCCGTTGCCCCGAACTTGCTTGACCAAGACTTTAATGCGACAGCCCCAAATCAAAAATGGGCTGGAGATATCACCTATCTCGCGACTAGCGAAGGCTGGATGTATTTAGCTGTTATTATCGACCTGTATTCACGGCAAGTCGTTGGTTGGTCAATGAGTACAAGAATGACCGCAACTCTTGTCTGTGATGCGCTATCAATGGCTTTGTTCCGCAGAGGCATGCCAGAAGGAATGATTATCCACAGTGATAGAGGCAGCCAATATTGCTCAAAAGACTACCGAGACTTAATCGCAGCTCATAATTTAAAACAAAGTATGAGTAGGAAGGGAAATTGCTGGGATAACGCCTGTGTTGAAAGCTTTTTCCACACAATGAAAGTAGAAGCCATCCAATACGAGCCGATAATGACGCGAGAAGAGATGCACCAAGCGCTTTTTGAATATATCGAAGTTGATTATAATCGAACAAGAAGGCACAGTGCTCTTGGGTATCTAAGCCCAGTTAACTTTGAAAAACAATATGTCGCTTAA
- a CDS encoding EAL domain-containing protein, whose amino-acid sequence MNKDHIVQFSPTESDINVAFVNDQFDVYFQPQASIKSGRTVRLEALVRWNHSNYGILSPFYFLDVVHQVGRSYDLFKIVLEKALSAVKKLHESGYSLSVSVNVEALVLTECGFIQAVINALSKFAFPPSNLILELTEIRAPKRNCDLLKVMSRLRMKGIQLSIDDFGTGNSSLTRLVEGPFTELKIDMNFVKQMLRSYKHMAAVRSSIELAHSLNIKVVAEGVEVYDQFRQLQMLGCDLIQGFYFSKPLSMLQTQRFVENAITLYDNNMEPESLFS is encoded by the coding sequence ATGAATAAAGATCATATCGTTCAGTTTTCTCCCACAGAGTCGGATATTAACGTTGCATTTGTTAATGATCAGTTTGATGTCTATTTTCAACCTCAAGCATCTATAAAGTCAGGGAGAACGGTCAGGTTAGAAGCCTTGGTCAGGTGGAATCATTCAAATTATGGGATCCTATCACCATTCTACTTTTTAGACGTAGTTCACCAAGTTGGTCGAAGTTACGATCTATTTAAAATCGTACTAGAAAAAGCGTTATCTGCTGTTAAAAAGCTACACGAGAGCGGTTATTCACTCAGTGTTAGTGTCAATGTAGAAGCTCTGGTATTGACCGAATGTGGCTTTATACAGGCAGTGATTAATGCTTTAAGCAAGTTTGCGTTTCCACCTAGCAATTTGATATTGGAACTCACTGAAATTCGAGCACCGAAAAGAAATTGTGACTTACTTAAGGTAATGAGTCGCCTTAGAATGAAAGGAATACAGCTCTCAATCGATGACTTTGGAACTGGCAACTCCTCCCTTACTCGGTTAGTTGAAGGTCCGTTTACAGAGCTTAAAATTGATATGAATTTTGTTAAGCAGATGCTCCGTAGCTATAAACACATGGCCGCGGTTAGAAGTTCAATCGAACTCGCGCACAGTCTCAATATCAAAGTGGTGGCGGAAGGTGTAGAAGTTTACGATCAGTTTCGTCAGTTGCAGATGTTAGGTTGTGATTTGATTCAAGGGTTCTATTTCTCTAAACCACTTTCGATGCTACAAACTCAACGATTTGTTGAAAATGCAATAACTTTATACGATAACAACATGGAACCCGAATCGCTTTTTAGTTGA
- a CDS encoding IS5 family transposase, with the protein MPKPRYKTTNWKQYNQSLINRGSLTFWIDEEAISGWAQSKQNKRGRPRRFSDLAITTALMVKRVFSMPLRALQGFIDSIFRLAHVPLSCPHYTCISRRAKQVEVSFKTKTRGAIQHLAIDATGLKVYGEGEWKVKKHGTDGKRRVWRKLHIAVDTNTHEIIAAELSLSTVTDGEVLPNLLKQTRRSILKVSGDGAYDTRACHAAIKIKGAIALIPPREGAAFWERGHPRNLAVGCQKLYGSNKYWKERYGYHKRSLSETAMYRVKQLLGGKLSLRNYNAQVGETYAMIKALNKLTGLGMPETCRID; encoded by the coding sequence ATGCCTAAACCACGTTACAAAACAACTAACTGGAAGCAATACAACCAATCACTCATTAACCGTGGTTCTCTGACCTTTTGGATTGATGAAGAAGCAATAAGCGGATGGGCGCAAAGCAAACAGAATAAGCGCGGGAGGCCGCGTCGGTTCAGTGATTTAGCTATCACGACAGCACTCATGGTCAAACGAGTTTTTTCTATGCCATTGAGAGCGCTGCAAGGATTTATCGACTCGATATTTAGGTTAGCCCATGTACCGTTAAGTTGTCCGCATTACACCTGCATCAGTCGTAGAGCCAAGCAAGTTGAGGTTTCATTTAAGACTAAAACGAGAGGAGCGATACAGCACCTAGCTATTGATGCTACTGGCCTTAAGGTTTATGGCGAAGGTGAATGGAAAGTCAAAAAACATGGGACGGATGGCAAGCGTAGAGTCTGGCGAAAGCTGCATATTGCAGTCGATACCAACACTCATGAGATCATTGCCGCCGAGCTAAGTTTATCGACGGTTACAGATGGAGAAGTACTCCCGAACTTACTGAAACAAACACGCCGAAGTATCCTTAAGGTGTCTGGTGATGGCGCTTACGACACGAGAGCGTGTCACGCTGCTATTAAGATTAAGGGAGCTATTGCGCTTATTCCCCCAAGAGAAGGGGCTGCCTTTTGGGAGCGTGGTCACCCTCGAAATCTCGCCGTGGGTTGCCAGAAATTATACGGCTCAAATAAGTATTGGAAAGAGCGGTATGGATACCACAAACGTTCACTCTCAGAAACAGCGATGTATCGAGTTAAACAGTTGCTAGGAGGGAAACTGAGCTTAAGAAATTACAATGCCCAGGTGGGTGAAACTTACGCGATGATAAAAGCGTTGAACAAGCTTACTGGGTTAGGTATGCCTGAAACTTGTCGCATTGACTAA
- a CDS encoding Crp/Fnr family transcriptional regulator, with product MNIEEIIWPCLLPTHLKTALLDISVIVTDFSGIKINIDYLQLDGVFYIHSGNLLVGYSAEETNTSLGTIFGQSTWLGSSSLFSTNNFIFLAEELTPITMLYFPKAKIESIAEQEPSLYKMLFEIMKQNAPRYLLSSLSFIHGKHIKLAYTLYNYLKLATNETMFVPTALTISQQQLSTITGISRPRVNEVLKSFEKEGIIYIQRGKVIVEDQKKLRKKFQHINILSNVLVVKPMENSQVNYE from the coding sequence ATGAATATAGAAGAAATAATATGGCCGTGCTTGTTGCCTACACACCTAAAAACCGCATTACTTGATATTTCAGTCATCGTCACAGATTTTAGTGGTATCAAAATCAATATTGATTATTTACAACTTGACGGTGTTTTTTATATCCATTCTGGAAATTTGCTTGTGGGTTACAGCGCAGAAGAAACAAATACCTCTCTCGGTACTATTTTTGGCCAAAGCACTTGGTTGGGTTCTTCAAGTCTGTTCTCTACGAACAACTTCATTTTCTTAGCTGAAGAACTAACGCCAATAACAATGCTTTACTTTCCAAAGGCCAAGATAGAAAGTATAGCGGAACAAGAACCTAGCCTCTATAAGATGCTGTTTGAAATAATGAAACAAAATGCACCTAGGTATCTACTCTCATCTCTTAGTTTCATTCACGGAAAACACATAAAGCTCGCTTACACCTTATATAACTATCTAAAGCTAGCGACTAACGAAACCATGTTCGTCCCGACGGCTCTTACTATATCCCAACAGCAGTTAAGTACGATAACGGGAATTTCTCGACCTAGAGTCAATGAAGTTCTTAAATCTTTTGAAAAAGAAGGGATCATTTATATTCAGAGAGGAAAAGTCATCGTGGAGGACCAAAAAAAATTACGAAAAAAATTCCAACACATAAACATTTTATCGAACGTCTTAGTAGTCAAACCCATGGAAAATAGCCAAGTTAATTATGAATAA
- a CDS encoding EAL domain-containing protein encodes MNNPTRAHLKECIKMGEFKPYYQPYFQSNSSVIKGVELLARWIVSDTLVLTSKEFIHYIEKHELTAELSLSLLRQALPTLKKLEQSVVPFSVSINISIVQLRDATFIESFLDLLAHHNFPAHKIILELSDCRDLYDNPLINDSINNLKDKNIAFAIDSFDLSNTSINKLSSLLFNELKIDFSNINDVSDPIMMSVFWQTLVSVATNMELTITAKGIESLNHASIAKSLKCHYQQGYLLARPMADCILDYIIENKSKGN; translated from the coding sequence ATGAATAATCCAACAAGAGCTCACCTAAAAGAGTGTATAAAAATGGGTGAATTTAAGCCATATTATCAGCCATATTTTCAAAGTAATTCATCTGTCATAAAAGGTGTTGAATTGTTGGCTCGATGGATCGTTTCCGATACATTAGTGCTTACATCAAAAGAGTTCATCCACTATATTGAAAAACACGAACTCACCGCCGAATTATCTTTATCATTGCTCAGACAAGCATTGCCGACTCTCAAGAAATTGGAACAAAGTGTCGTACCTTTCTCAGTATCAATTAATATCTCTATAGTTCAACTTCGTGATGCAACCTTCATCGAATCATTTTTGGATTTACTTGCTCACCATAACTTCCCTGCCCACAAAATAATTTTAGAACTATCTGATTGCAGAGATTTATATGATAACCCTTTAATCAATGATTCAATCAATAACCTTAAAGATAAAAATATAGCGTTTGCTATCGATAGTTTTGATCTAAGCAACACATCGATAAATAAGCTATCTTCACTTTTATTCAATGAATTAAAAATCGACTTTTCAAATATTAATGACGTAAGTGACCCAATAATGATGAGTGTTTTCTGGCAGACATTGGTTTCCGTTGCTACTAACATGGAACTTACGATAACCGCAAAAGGAATTGAATCTTTGAATCACGCTTCTATTGCAAAAAGCTTAAAATGTCATTATCAACAAGGCTATCTTTTAGCCCGCCCAATGGCTGATTGCATACTGGATTATATTATTGAGAACAAAAGTAAAGGCAATTAA